In a genomic window of Gambusia affinis linkage group LG04, SWU_Gaff_1.0, whole genome shotgun sequence:
- the tet2 gene encoding methylcytosine dioxygenase TET2 isoform X1, translating into METEEAKHEAEESLRLGQFGTSHHHSHKFQNGARCSQEDSVQISDTESWITGAVHYEPSKAAGSMKRYRENCNIPASEQALFQSGFFKMNGDIMNGELKHGFAEQSLAVQTKKIKVDGEMKENGDSSRNFVKNFSELTKKTEMEQTSAQTDNNFDIRNCHIPNRDIFSRPRNKSVPNGAVSSSSTIESTPGDLLEKTLSQYYPEQVSIAPQASGSQLDTVNDSLAACSVGEGAQPPAVTSGQSESQQQQPPAASAEGVNSYNSGNYLVNGYSSNFGVNQQQQPSSCSGQEIGLGAQQHPSGAQCFPDNTNPQGTYTKPQQEYNPRSFLNHNNPSKAAEAGGYGSLLNSGANENSQNDNGAGLFHDTNMGLQYGTQAQNFQNKSGRQHQPDGQMVNSLQQQNHSVTVNGVEDTHQQRVNISCSTPSQTNWIERNLSHSQQQPTQSTASQAKEQDMWRAKPQSEQQTTSPQVQNQILESNQAQRYRETQTQGLFTDTSRGSNSSLQKQPDCLPTHMQCASVQHNTAPEWQQSNSKAPQMQQHLLQKMPETKHFPQNQQSNCYLSPMQSEHFHEDKDLQEILSVEFLTTQQQNCHLQRPLSHPPQFEAQQLKSPTYRPRSQPPPGQHQPQPDQPFSNNHQHTDQSAFAYNNTEMQHPQHQRQYLENSGSQNLKQFQPQQPNNHCHESNQVDLAQTSSQPHLPQGLFSQQSGTRMYPKAEEQARASCTQFQTGPRLPLGPAVPHVDFQRHAALRMRLLQRQERHGPSQLPRSPVDSKLNLGAVKMENSPRFELSTSRQQEQPFVARDAGIGGVKIKTENQQSLCVQDKKPGNILASMEQSLRQYELSNLFEKKPLVNSSNKVKVESSGAVTILSTNMDMSGTDSTATAASVLKNTLDSTPKKEQLLKNFIDSPMKLLDTPVKNILDTPMKTQYEIASCHCVDQIIEKDEGPYYTHLGSAPTVAGIRELMEKRSGITGRAIRIEKVIYTGKEGKSTQGCPIAKWVIRRSSVEEKLLVLVRERTGHRCDTACIIIVILVWEGIQPSLADRLYLELSETLTKHGAHTQRRCAFNEERTCACQGFNPEASGASFSFGCSWSMYYNGCKFARSKIPRKFKLVGDDVREEENIEKSFQNLATLLAPLYKIMAPEAYGNQVEHEHRAPDCRLGIKEGRPFSGVTACLDFCAHAHRDLHNMQGGSTVVCTLTREDNREIGKIPEDEQLHVLPLYKASSTDEFGSEEGQQEKIKSGAIQVLSAFRRQVRMLAEPAKSCRQKKLDARKAAANKNAMLESSNDKAEKALLAKSKAGTYENTVQSTPFTGAVGAPLQSGHPSYPLGVMQQQIQQPQAMCPPYLSSPNTALPRFSTSPGSFPGSPKSGSMYTAQPSTPASHFLSSLPNSYMNGPNRPQPGHQCNGGMPVESYHQFYAPNQNQLDAYRQQRPAFFPEQQYGVQQRFELNYPSRYSQPGFQVNGYSAMRPPQPMRHYGPFGNNRTSDARFIDTLTGAPSVHGGMDYALTVSKANQFGEYPSSYLPQSPHIPGRDSFPMQLNTDVAMPNPQMLPAQISSGCLNPETQSGLGLLNGGHIASNIKSEPGTPQTPTTPQKPEMWSDNEHNFLDPEIGGVAVAPSHGSVLIECAKRELHATTPLKNPDRNHPTRISLVFYQHKNLNEAKHGLAMWEAKMAEKAREKEEEAERNGGEGTPSKSNKKGGKREHSESSETTGEPPYKRFIKALMEGSSSSFTTNTHVITTPYAFTKVTGPYSQFV; encoded by the exons ATGGAAACAGAAGAGGCCAAACATGAGGCGGAAGAAAGTTTAAGGTTGGGACAGTTCGGAACATCTCACCATCATTCTCACAAATTCCAGAATGGAGCTCGGTGTTCACAGGAGGATTCTGTGCAGATCAGCGACACTGAAAGCTGGATTACTGGTGCGGTGCATTATGAGCCCAGTAAAGCTGCTGGCTCCATGAAGAGATACAGAGAGAACTGCAACATTCCTGCTTCTGAACAAGCATTGTTCCAATCGGGATTCTTCAAGATGAACGGAGACATAATGAACGGAGAGTTGAAGCATGGATTCGCAGAACAGTCCTTAGCGGTCcaaactaagaaaataaaagtagatggtgaaatgaaagaaaacggTGACTCAAGCCgtaattttgtgaaaaacttcTCTGAGttgacaaagaaaactgaaatggaacAGACTTCTGCTCAGACTGATAATAATTTTGATATAAGAAACTGTCACATACCTAACAGGGATATTTTCAGCCGACCACGAAATAAGTCTGTTCCAAATGGTGCTGTATCATCTTCCTCAACCATAGAAAGTACTCCCGGTGATCTGCTGGAAAAAACCTTGTCTCAGTATTATCCTGAGCAAGTTTCCATTGCACCGCAAGCATCTGGATCACAGCTGGATACTGTCAATGACTCACTCGCCGCATGCTCAGTTGGTGAAGGTGCTCAACCCCCTGCTGTAACCTCAGGGCAGTCGgagtcacagcagcagcagccacctGCAGCATCCGCAGAAGGTGTCAACAGCTACAACTCTGGCAACTATTTAGTAAATGGATATTCTAGTAACTTTGGAGTAAATCAACAGCAACAGCCTTCATCTTGCTCTGGTCAAGAGATAGGTCTGGGGGCACAACAGCATCCCAGTGGGGCACAATGTTTTCCAGATAACACAAACCCTCAAGGTACGTATACAAAACCCCAGCAGGAATACAACCCAAGGTCTTTTCTGAACCACAATAACCCCTCGAAGGCTGCAGAAGCAGGTGGATATGGATCTCTTCTTAATTCTGGTGCAAACGAAAACAGTCAAAATGACAATGGAGCTGGTCTGTTTCATGACACCAACATGGGACTCCAGTATGGGACTCAAGCTCAgaattttcagaataaatctgGAAGACAACATCAACCTGATGGTCAAATGGTAAACAGCCTCCAGCAGCAAAATCACTCTGTGACAGTAAACGGTGTGGAGGATACACATCAACAAAGAGTCAACATTTCATGTTCCACTCCAAGCCAAACTAATTGGATAGAAAGGAATCTTTCACATTCCCAGCAGCAGCCGACACAGTCCACAGCATCCCAGGCAAAAGAGCAAGACATGTGGAGAGCTAAGCCTCAGTCAGAACAGCAGACCACCAGCCCCCAAGTTCAAAACCAGATACTGGAGTCAAACCAAGCGCAAAGGTACAGGGAAACGCAGACACAAGGACTTTTTACAGACACCAGCCGAGGGTCTAACAGCTCGCTTCAAAAACAGCCAGACTGTCTACCTACTCACATGCAATGTGCTTCAGTTCAGCACAACACTGCCCCTGAGTGGCAGCAGTCAAACTCTAAAGCACCTCAGATGCAGCAACATTTACTCCAGAAAATGCCTGAGACAAAACACTTCCCTCAGAATCAGCAATCTAACTGCTACCTCTCCCCAATGCAATCAGAGCACTTTCACGAGGACAAAGACTTGCAGGAGATATTGTCAGTAGAGTTTTTAACAACACAACAGCAGAACTGTCATCTTCAACGCCCGCTGTCCCACCCACCACAGTTTGAAGCCCAGCAGCTCAAATCTCCCACCTACAGACCTCGCAGCCAGCCTCCACCAGGCCAACACCAGCCTCAACCAGACCAGCCTTTCAGTAACAACCATCAACACACTGACCAATCAGCATTCGCCTACAATAACACAGAGATGCAACACCCACAACATCAAAGACAGTATCTTGAAAACTCAGGCAGCCAAAACCTCAAACAGTTTCAACCGCAGCAGCCTAACAACCACTGCCATGAGTCCAACCAGGTGGACTTAGCCCAGACTTCGTCACAGCCTCACCTACCACAGGGTCTGTTCAGCCAACAGTCAGGAACACGGATGTATCCCAAAGCTGAAGAGCAGGCGAGGGCTTCTTGCACTCAGTTCCAAACAGGACCTCGACTACCTCTGGGACCAGCAGTTCCTCATGTTGACTTTCAGAGGCATGCGGCTCTTCGCATGCGTCTATTACAAAGGCAGGAACGCCATGGCCCTTCTCAACTCCCTCGTAGCCCAGTTGACTCCAAACTAAACCTTGGTGCTGTAAAGATGGAAAACAGCCCCAGATTCGAGCTGTCCACCTCACGGCAGCAGGAACAGCCGTTTGTGGCCCGTGATGCAGGGATTGGCGGGGTCAAGATCAAGACTGAAAATCAACAATCACTATGTGTTCAAGACAAGAAGCCAGGGAACATCCTTGCCTCTATGGAACAGAGCTTAAGGCAGTACGAGCTCTCAAATCTATTCGAGAAGAAACCTCTCGTTAATTCatcaaataaagtcaaagtggaATCCTCTGGGGCTGTCACCATACTATCAACCAACATGGATATGAGTGGGACAGACTCAACGGCCACTGCAGCTTCTGTTCTGAAAAATACCCTGGACTCCACACCCAAGAAGGAACAACTCCTTAAAAATTTCATAGATTCCCCCATGAAGTTGTTAGATACCCCTGTAAAGAATATTCTGGATACCCCAATGAAAACTCAATATGAGATTGCATCATGCCACTGTGTCG atcaaatcatTGAGAAGGATGAAGGTCCATATTACACTCATTTGGGCTCAGCACCTACTGTCGCTGGCATTCGAGAGCTGATGGAGAAAAG ATCTGGCATCACTGGGCGAGCCATCAGGATTGAGAAAGTAATTTACACCGGCAAGGAGGGGAAAAGTACACAAGGATGCCCCATAGCCAAATGG GTGATTCGGCGATCCAGTGTAGAGGAAAAGCTACTGGTTTTGGTGCGTGAGCGTACTGGTCACAGATGTGACACTGCCTGCATCATAATTGTAATTCTGGTTTGGGAAGGCATCCAGCCCAGCTTGGCTGACCGCCTCTACCTCGAGCTGAGTGAAACTCTAACAAAACATGGAGCTCATACACAGAGACGCTGTGCTTTCAATGAGGA GAGGACCTGTGCATGCCAGGGTTTTAATCCTGAAGCCAGCGGCGCGTCTTTCTCTTTTGGCTGCTCTTGGAGCATGTACTATAATGGCTGCAAGTTTGCCCGAAGCAAAATCCCAAGGAAGTTTAAGCTAGTAGGAGATGATGTCAGAGAG GAAGAGAATATTGAGAAAAGTTTTCAGAATTTGGCAACATTACTGGCTCCTTTGTATAAAATTATGGCCCCCGAAGCCTATGGTAACCAG GTAGAACATGAGCACAGGGCCCCAGATTGTCGTTTGGGGATCAAGGAGGGACGGCCTTTCTCCGGAGTGACTGCATGTTTGGATTTTTGTGCCCATGCTCATAGAGACCTCCACAACATGCAGGGAGGAAGCACTGTG GTGTGCACATTAACGAGGGAGGATAATCGAGAAATTGGAAAGATACCAGAAGATGAGCAGCTCCACGTCTTACCTCTTTACAAGGCTTCTAGCACTGACGAGTTTGGCAGTGAAGAGGGCcagcaggaaaaaataaaatcaggggCCATTCAAGTCCTCAGTGCCTTCCGTCGTCAGGTGCGCATGCTTGCAGAACCCGCCAAGTCTTGCCGGCAGAAGAAACTGGATGCGAGAAAAGCGGCTGCCAACAAGAATGCCATGCTGGAAAGCTCAAATGATAAGGCAGAAAAGGCCCTTTTGGCCAAGTCAAAGGCTGGCACTTATGAGAACACTGTCCAGAGCACTCCATTTACAG GTGCTGTGGGAGCCCCCCTTCAGTCAGGTCACCCATCATATCCCCTTGGGGTCATGCAGCAGCAAATTCAGCAACCACAGGCCATGTGCCCCCCATACCTTTCCTCACCCAACACTGCACTCCCAAGGTTCTCTACCAGTCCTGGCTCTTTTCCAGGCTCTCCAAAGTCAGGAAGCATGTACACCGCTCAGCCATCAACACCAGCCAGCCATTTCCTCTCTTCACTTCCAAACTCATATATGAATGGGCCAAATCGTCCACAACCAGGTCACCAATGTAACGGAGGAATGCCTGTTGAAAGTTACCATCAGTTCTATGCACCAAACCAAAATCAGCTGGACGCTTATCGCCAACAGCGGCCAGCGTTTTTCCCTGAGCAGCAGTATGGTGTCCAACAACGCTTTGAGCTCAATTATCCATCTAGGTACAGTCAACCAGGCTTCCAAGTCAATGGTTACAGTGCCATGCGTCCACCTCAGCCCATGAGACATTATGGTCCTTTTGGCAACAACAGAACCTCAGATGCCCGGTTCATTGATACCCTAACAGGAGCACCTTCTGTTCATGGTGGCATGGATTATGCACTTACCGTAAGTAAAGCCAATCAGTTTGGGGAATACCCAAGTTCATACTTGCCTCAGAGTCCACACATTCCAGGCCGTGATTCCTTCCCTATGCAACTTAATACAGACGTGGCCATGCCTAATCCACAGATGCTCCCAGCTCAAATCAGCAGTGGCTGTTTAAACCCTGAAACACAGTCAGGGTTGGGTCTTCTCAATGGTGGACATATAGCTTCCAATATTAAGTCGGAGCCTGGAACGCCTCAGACACCCACCACCCCCCAAAAACCAGAAATGTGGTCAGACAACGAGCACAACTTCTTGGATCCTGAGATTGGTGGTGTGGCTGTAGCTCCAAGTCATGGCTCTGTACTCATTGAGTGTGCAAAACGAGAGCTACATGCCACAACACCCCTCAAAAACCCAGACCGCAACCACCCAACACGCATTTCCCTTGTCTTCTACCAGCACAAGAATCTGAATGAGGCAAAGCATGGGCTGGCCATGTGGGAAGCTAAGATGGCAGAAAAGGCTCgcgagaaggaggaagaggctgAGAGGAATGGCGGGGAAGGGACTCCGAGCAAGAGCAACAAGAAGGGGGGGAAGCGGGAGCATTCAGAGTCTTCAGAGACCACAGGAGAACCTCCATACAAGCGTTTCATAAAGGCACTAATGGAAGGATCATCATCATCGTTCACAACTAATACTCACGTCATCACAACTCCATATGCATTCACCAAGGTCACAGGGCCTTACAGTCAGTTTGTGTAG
- the tet2 gene encoding methylcytosine dioxygenase TET2 isoform X2 encodes MKRYRENCNIPASEQALFQSGFFKMNGDIMNGELKHGFAEQSLAVQTKKIKVDGEMKENGDSSRNFVKNFSELTKKTEMEQTSAQTDNNFDIRNCHIPNRDIFSRPRNKSVPNGAVSSSSTIESTPGDLLEKTLSQYYPEQVSIAPQASGSQLDTVNDSLAACSVGEGAQPPAVTSGQSESQQQQPPAASAEGVNSYNSGNYLVNGYSSNFGVNQQQQPSSCSGQEIGLGAQQHPSGAQCFPDNTNPQGTYTKPQQEYNPRSFLNHNNPSKAAEAGGYGSLLNSGANENSQNDNGAGLFHDTNMGLQYGTQAQNFQNKSGRQHQPDGQMVNSLQQQNHSVTVNGVEDTHQQRVNISCSTPSQTNWIERNLSHSQQQPTQSTASQAKEQDMWRAKPQSEQQTTSPQVQNQILESNQAQRYRETQTQGLFTDTSRGSNSSLQKQPDCLPTHMQCASVQHNTAPEWQQSNSKAPQMQQHLLQKMPETKHFPQNQQSNCYLSPMQSEHFHEDKDLQEILSVEFLTTQQQNCHLQRPLSHPPQFEAQQLKSPTYRPRSQPPPGQHQPQPDQPFSNNHQHTDQSAFAYNNTEMQHPQHQRQYLENSGSQNLKQFQPQQPNNHCHESNQVDLAQTSSQPHLPQGLFSQQSGTRMYPKAEEQARASCTQFQTGPRLPLGPAVPHVDFQRHAALRMRLLQRQERHGPSQLPRSPVDSKLNLGAVKMENSPRFELSTSRQQEQPFVARDAGIGGVKIKTENQQSLCVQDKKPGNILASMEQSLRQYELSNLFEKKPLVNSSNKVKVESSGAVTILSTNMDMSGTDSTATAASVLKNTLDSTPKKEQLLKNFIDSPMKLLDTPVKNILDTPMKTQYEIASCHCVDQIIEKDEGPYYTHLGSAPTVAGIRELMEKRSGITGRAIRIEKVIYTGKEGKSTQGCPIAKWVIRRSSVEEKLLVLVRERTGHRCDTACIIIVILVWEGIQPSLADRLYLELSETLTKHGAHTQRRCAFNEERTCACQGFNPEASGASFSFGCSWSMYYNGCKFARSKIPRKFKLVGDDVREEENIEKSFQNLATLLAPLYKIMAPEAYGNQVEHEHRAPDCRLGIKEGRPFSGVTACLDFCAHAHRDLHNMQGGSTVVCTLTREDNREIGKIPEDEQLHVLPLYKASSTDEFGSEEGQQEKIKSGAIQVLSAFRRQVRMLAEPAKSCRQKKLDARKAAANKNAMLESSNDKAEKALLAKSKAGTYENTVQSTPFTGAVGAPLQSGHPSYPLGVMQQQIQQPQAMCPPYLSSPNTALPRFSTSPGSFPGSPKSGSMYTAQPSTPASHFLSSLPNSYMNGPNRPQPGHQCNGGMPVESYHQFYAPNQNQLDAYRQQRPAFFPEQQYGVQQRFELNYPSRYSQPGFQVNGYSAMRPPQPMRHYGPFGNNRTSDARFIDTLTGAPSVHGGMDYALTVSKANQFGEYPSSYLPQSPHIPGRDSFPMQLNTDVAMPNPQMLPAQISSGCLNPETQSGLGLLNGGHIASNIKSEPGTPQTPTTPQKPEMWSDNEHNFLDPEIGGVAVAPSHGSVLIECAKRELHATTPLKNPDRNHPTRISLVFYQHKNLNEAKHGLAMWEAKMAEKAREKEEEAERNGGEGTPSKSNKKGGKREHSESSETTGEPPYKRFIKALMEGSSSSFTTNTHVITTPYAFTKVTGPYSQFV; translated from the exons ATGAAGAGATACAGAGAGAACTGCAACATTCCTGCTTCTGAACAAGCATTGTTCCAATCGGGATTCTTCAAGATGAACGGAGACATAATGAACGGAGAGTTGAAGCATGGATTCGCAGAACAGTCCTTAGCGGTCcaaactaagaaaataaaagtagatggtgaaatgaaagaaaacggTGACTCAAGCCgtaattttgtgaaaaacttcTCTGAGttgacaaagaaaactgaaatggaacAGACTTCTGCTCAGACTGATAATAATTTTGATATAAGAAACTGTCACATACCTAACAGGGATATTTTCAGCCGACCACGAAATAAGTCTGTTCCAAATGGTGCTGTATCATCTTCCTCAACCATAGAAAGTACTCCCGGTGATCTGCTGGAAAAAACCTTGTCTCAGTATTATCCTGAGCAAGTTTCCATTGCACCGCAAGCATCTGGATCACAGCTGGATACTGTCAATGACTCACTCGCCGCATGCTCAGTTGGTGAAGGTGCTCAACCCCCTGCTGTAACCTCAGGGCAGTCGgagtcacagcagcagcagccacctGCAGCATCCGCAGAAGGTGTCAACAGCTACAACTCTGGCAACTATTTAGTAAATGGATATTCTAGTAACTTTGGAGTAAATCAACAGCAACAGCCTTCATCTTGCTCTGGTCAAGAGATAGGTCTGGGGGCACAACAGCATCCCAGTGGGGCACAATGTTTTCCAGATAACACAAACCCTCAAGGTACGTATACAAAACCCCAGCAGGAATACAACCCAAGGTCTTTTCTGAACCACAATAACCCCTCGAAGGCTGCAGAAGCAGGTGGATATGGATCTCTTCTTAATTCTGGTGCAAACGAAAACAGTCAAAATGACAATGGAGCTGGTCTGTTTCATGACACCAACATGGGACTCCAGTATGGGACTCAAGCTCAgaattttcagaataaatctgGAAGACAACATCAACCTGATGGTCAAATGGTAAACAGCCTCCAGCAGCAAAATCACTCTGTGACAGTAAACGGTGTGGAGGATACACATCAACAAAGAGTCAACATTTCATGTTCCACTCCAAGCCAAACTAATTGGATAGAAAGGAATCTTTCACATTCCCAGCAGCAGCCGACACAGTCCACAGCATCCCAGGCAAAAGAGCAAGACATGTGGAGAGCTAAGCCTCAGTCAGAACAGCAGACCACCAGCCCCCAAGTTCAAAACCAGATACTGGAGTCAAACCAAGCGCAAAGGTACAGGGAAACGCAGACACAAGGACTTTTTACAGACACCAGCCGAGGGTCTAACAGCTCGCTTCAAAAACAGCCAGACTGTCTACCTACTCACATGCAATGTGCTTCAGTTCAGCACAACACTGCCCCTGAGTGGCAGCAGTCAAACTCTAAAGCACCTCAGATGCAGCAACATTTACTCCAGAAAATGCCTGAGACAAAACACTTCCCTCAGAATCAGCAATCTAACTGCTACCTCTCCCCAATGCAATCAGAGCACTTTCACGAGGACAAAGACTTGCAGGAGATATTGTCAGTAGAGTTTTTAACAACACAACAGCAGAACTGTCATCTTCAACGCCCGCTGTCCCACCCACCACAGTTTGAAGCCCAGCAGCTCAAATCTCCCACCTACAGACCTCGCAGCCAGCCTCCACCAGGCCAACACCAGCCTCAACCAGACCAGCCTTTCAGTAACAACCATCAACACACTGACCAATCAGCATTCGCCTACAATAACACAGAGATGCAACACCCACAACATCAAAGACAGTATCTTGAAAACTCAGGCAGCCAAAACCTCAAACAGTTTCAACCGCAGCAGCCTAACAACCACTGCCATGAGTCCAACCAGGTGGACTTAGCCCAGACTTCGTCACAGCCTCACCTACCACAGGGTCTGTTCAGCCAACAGTCAGGAACACGGATGTATCCCAAAGCTGAAGAGCAGGCGAGGGCTTCTTGCACTCAGTTCCAAACAGGACCTCGACTACCTCTGGGACCAGCAGTTCCTCATGTTGACTTTCAGAGGCATGCGGCTCTTCGCATGCGTCTATTACAAAGGCAGGAACGCCATGGCCCTTCTCAACTCCCTCGTAGCCCAGTTGACTCCAAACTAAACCTTGGTGCTGTAAAGATGGAAAACAGCCCCAGATTCGAGCTGTCCACCTCACGGCAGCAGGAACAGCCGTTTGTGGCCCGTGATGCAGGGATTGGCGGGGTCAAGATCAAGACTGAAAATCAACAATCACTATGTGTTCAAGACAAGAAGCCAGGGAACATCCTTGCCTCTATGGAACAGAGCTTAAGGCAGTACGAGCTCTCAAATCTATTCGAGAAGAAACCTCTCGTTAATTCatcaaataaagtcaaagtggaATCCTCTGGGGCTGTCACCATACTATCAACCAACATGGATATGAGTGGGACAGACTCAACGGCCACTGCAGCTTCTGTTCTGAAAAATACCCTGGACTCCACACCCAAGAAGGAACAACTCCTTAAAAATTTCATAGATTCCCCCATGAAGTTGTTAGATACCCCTGTAAAGAATATTCTGGATACCCCAATGAAAACTCAATATGAGATTGCATCATGCCACTGTGTCG atcaaatcatTGAGAAGGATGAAGGTCCATATTACACTCATTTGGGCTCAGCACCTACTGTCGCTGGCATTCGAGAGCTGATGGAGAAAAG ATCTGGCATCACTGGGCGAGCCATCAGGATTGAGAAAGTAATTTACACCGGCAAGGAGGGGAAAAGTACACAAGGATGCCCCATAGCCAAATGG GTGATTCGGCGATCCAGTGTAGAGGAAAAGCTACTGGTTTTGGTGCGTGAGCGTACTGGTCACAGATGTGACACTGCCTGCATCATAATTGTAATTCTGGTTTGGGAAGGCATCCAGCCCAGCTTGGCTGACCGCCTCTACCTCGAGCTGAGTGAAACTCTAACAAAACATGGAGCTCATACACAGAGACGCTGTGCTTTCAATGAGGA GAGGACCTGTGCATGCCAGGGTTTTAATCCTGAAGCCAGCGGCGCGTCTTTCTCTTTTGGCTGCTCTTGGAGCATGTACTATAATGGCTGCAAGTTTGCCCGAAGCAAAATCCCAAGGAAGTTTAAGCTAGTAGGAGATGATGTCAGAGAG GAAGAGAATATTGAGAAAAGTTTTCAGAATTTGGCAACATTACTGGCTCCTTTGTATAAAATTATGGCCCCCGAAGCCTATGGTAACCAG GTAGAACATGAGCACAGGGCCCCAGATTGTCGTTTGGGGATCAAGGAGGGACGGCCTTTCTCCGGAGTGACTGCATGTTTGGATTTTTGTGCCCATGCTCATAGAGACCTCCACAACATGCAGGGAGGAAGCACTGTG GTGTGCACATTAACGAGGGAGGATAATCGAGAAATTGGAAAGATACCAGAAGATGAGCAGCTCCACGTCTTACCTCTTTACAAGGCTTCTAGCACTGACGAGTTTGGCAGTGAAGAGGGCcagcaggaaaaaataaaatcaggggCCATTCAAGTCCTCAGTGCCTTCCGTCGTCAGGTGCGCATGCTTGCAGAACCCGCCAAGTCTTGCCGGCAGAAGAAACTGGATGCGAGAAAAGCGGCTGCCAACAAGAATGCCATGCTGGAAAGCTCAAATGATAAGGCAGAAAAGGCCCTTTTGGCCAAGTCAAAGGCTGGCACTTATGAGAACACTGTCCAGAGCACTCCATTTACAG GTGCTGTGGGAGCCCCCCTTCAGTCAGGTCACCCATCATATCCCCTTGGGGTCATGCAGCAGCAAATTCAGCAACCACAGGCCATGTGCCCCCCATACCTTTCCTCACCCAACACTGCACTCCCAAGGTTCTCTACCAGTCCTGGCTCTTTTCCAGGCTCTCCAAAGTCAGGAAGCATGTACACCGCTCAGCCATCAACACCAGCCAGCCATTTCCTCTCTTCACTTCCAAACTCATATATGAATGGGCCAAATCGTCCACAACCAGGTCACCAATGTAACGGAGGAATGCCTGTTGAAAGTTACCATCAGTTCTATGCACCAAACCAAAATCAGCTGGACGCTTATCGCCAACAGCGGCCAGCGTTTTTCCCTGAGCAGCAGTATGGTGTCCAACAACGCTTTGAGCTCAATTATCCATCTAGGTACAGTCAACCAGGCTTCCAAGTCAATGGTTACAGTGCCATGCGTCCACCTCAGCCCATGAGACATTATGGTCCTTTTGGCAACAACAGAACCTCAGATGCCCGGTTCATTGATACCCTAACAGGAGCACCTTCTGTTCATGGTGGCATGGATTATGCACTTACCGTAAGTAAAGCCAATCAGTTTGGGGAATACCCAAGTTCATACTTGCCTCAGAGTCCACACATTCCAGGCCGTGATTCCTTCCCTATGCAACTTAATACAGACGTGGCCATGCCTAATCCACAGATGCTCCCAGCTCAAATCAGCAGTGGCTGTTTAAACCCTGAAACACAGTCAGGGTTGGGTCTTCTCAATGGTGGACATATAGCTTCCAATATTAAGTCGGAGCCTGGAACGCCTCAGACACCCACCACCCCCCAAAAACCAGAAATGTGGTCAGACAACGAGCACAACTTCTTGGATCCTGAGATTGGTGGTGTGGCTGTAGCTCCAAGTCATGGCTCTGTACTCATTGAGTGTGCAAAACGAGAGCTACATGCCACAACACCCCTCAAAAACCCAGACCGCAACCACCCAACACGCATTTCCCTTGTCTTCTACCAGCACAAGAATCTGAATGAGGCAAAGCATGGGCTGGCCATGTGGGAAGCTAAGATGGCAGAAAAGGCTCgcgagaaggaggaagaggctgAGAGGAATGGCGGGGAAGGGACTCCGAGCAAGAGCAACAAGAAGGGGGGGAAGCGGGAGCATTCAGAGTCTTCAGAGACCACAGGAGAACCTCCATACAAGCGTTTCATAAAGGCACTAATGGAAGGATCATCATCATCGTTCACAACTAATACTCACGTCATCACAACTCCATATGCATTCACCAAGGTCACAGGGCCTTACAGTCAGTTTGTGTAG